In the genome of Pseudomonas putida, one region contains:
- a CDS encoding cupredoxin domain-containing protein, whose amino-acid sequence MKHLFIAAALVLVSLPTLASEAKTFAFGEPAPASKATRTVEVVLKDIAFEPTSLEVKAGETVRFVLINQGKLPHEFNLGDKAMHAEHQKQMLAMPGMSMSHEGMNHEGMDHGAMAGMDHGQMMGEHGHDAGNTVLVQPGQRAELTWTFRKSAPIEFACNVPGHYQAGMVGKLTIE is encoded by the coding sequence ATGAAACACCTGTTCATCGCCGCCGCCCTGGTTCTAGTCAGCCTGCCCACGCTGGCAAGTGAGGCAAAAACCTTCGCCTTTGGCGAGCCGGCCCCAGCGTCCAAGGCCACCCGGACCGTCGAGGTCGTACTCAAGGACATTGCTTTCGAGCCTACGAGTCTCGAGGTCAAGGCTGGCGAGACTGTCCGCTTTGTCCTGATCAACCAGGGCAAACTGCCTCATGAGTTCAACTTGGGCGACAAGGCCATGCATGCCGAGCATCAGAAGCAGATGCTGGCCATGCCAGGCATGAGCATGAGTCACGAGGGCATGAACCACGAAGGCATGGACCACGGCGCCATGGCTGGCATGGATCACGGCCAGATGATGGGCGAACATGGCCATGACGCCGGCAACACGGTCCTGGTGCAGCCTGGTCAGCGAGCCGAACTGACCTGGACCTTCCGCAAGTCTGCGCCTATCGAGTTCGCCTGCAACGTCCCTGGTCATTACCAGGCCGGTATGGTCGGGAAACTGACCATCGAGTGA
- the queF gene encoding NADPH-dependent 7-cyano-7-deazaguanine reductase QueF (Catalyzes the NADPH-dependent reduction of 7-cyano-7-deazaguanine (preQ0) to 7-aminomethyl-7-deazaguanine (preQ1) in queuosine biosynthesis) yields the protein MHPAAEHSPLGKASEYIATYTPSLLFPIPRAAKWAELGVTAQTLPWQGVDYWNCFELSWLLPSGKPVVAIGEFAIPADSPNIIESKSFKLYLNSLNQTVFASSGELQACLEKDLSAAAGKAVAVRVRTLAALEAQGVVALPGQCIDELEVSISNYEQPQPELLQCDSQRVVEEAVHSHLLKSNCPVTGQPDWGSVVVEYKGLALDHASLLSYLVSFRQHSDFHEQCVERIYLDLLRLLKPEHLTVYARYVRRGGLDINPYRSTGAISPDNQRLVRQ from the coding sequence ATGCATCCCGCCGCCGAACATTCCCCGCTGGGTAAAGCCAGCGAGTACATCGCCACGTACACTCCTTCGTTGCTGTTCCCCATTCCGCGCGCGGCCAAGTGGGCCGAGTTGGGCGTGACCGCCCAGACCCTGCCGTGGCAGGGTGTGGACTACTGGAACTGTTTCGAGCTGTCCTGGTTGCTGCCTTCGGGCAAACCCGTGGTGGCCATCGGTGAGTTCGCCATCCCGGCCGATTCGCCCAACATCATCGAATCCAAGTCGTTCAAGCTGTATTTGAACTCCTTGAACCAGACCGTCTTCGCTTCCAGCGGCGAACTGCAGGCCTGCCTGGAAAAAGACCTCTCCGCTGCTGCCGGCAAGGCTGTCGCTGTCCGTGTGCGCACCTTGGCGGCCCTTGAGGCCCAGGGTGTGGTGGCGTTGCCAGGCCAATGCATCGATGAACTCGAGGTGAGCATCAGCAACTACGAGCAGCCCCAGCCGGAGCTGCTGCAATGCGACTCGCAACGTGTGGTGGAGGAGGCGGTGCACAGCCATCTGCTCAAGTCCAACTGCCCGGTCACCGGGCAACCGGACTGGGGAAGCGTCGTGGTGGAGTACAAAGGCCTGGCGCTGGATCACGCGAGCCTGCTGAGCTACCTGGTGAGTTTCCGCCAGCACTCGGACTTCCATGAGCAGTGCGTCGAGCGCATTTATCTGGACCTCTTGCGCCTGCTCAAGCCAGAGCACCTGACCGTGTATGCGCGCTATGTGCGTCGTGGCGGCCTGGACATCAACCCGTACCGCAGCACCGGCGCGATCAGCCCAGACAATCAGCGGTTGGTTCGGCAGTAA
- a CDS encoding DUF4404 family protein has product MPARELQERLNSLREQLDRNVPLSDEELASLHEEARQIEAQLKLEEATPDNNLVDGVNLAIERFEVDHPDLTATLRNIANYLHSMGI; this is encoded by the coding sequence ATGCCCGCCCGCGAACTGCAAGAGCGACTCAATAGCCTGCGCGAGCAACTGGATCGGAATGTACCGCTGTCGGACGAAGAACTCGCGAGCCTGCACGAAGAAGCGAGACAGATAGAGGCGCAACTCAAGCTTGAGGAAGCCACGCCCGACAACAACCTGGTTGACGGTGTGAACCTCGCCATCGAACGCTTCGAGGTCGACCACCCCGACCTGACCGCCACGCTGCGCAATATTGCCAACTACCTGCATAGCATGGGTATCTGA
- a CDS encoding phosphonoacetaldehyde phosphonohydrolase-related protein has translation MEDASAFTAVLFGLRGCLVQAVNGSPLPAPGALDTLSVLRKHQVPCIWLDELSTSQGKRLANVLPDWLPGHAVNDSPWPAPNACWQALMTLQSARLDGCVLVSGDPRLLQSGLNAGLWTVGLANSSPSCDVGSSQWQAMTEQARELARGKATLELFGLGAHSVIDHLEALETCLADIALRRRKGEKP, from the coding sequence ATGGAAGATGCATCCGCCTTCACCGCCGTGCTCTTTGGCCTGCGTGGCTGCCTGGTCCAGGCGGTCAACGGCAGTCCCCTGCCCGCGCCTGGGGCGCTGGACACCCTCTCGGTTCTGCGCAAGCACCAAGTACCCTGCATATGGCTCGATGAGTTGAGCACCAGCCAGGGCAAGCGTCTGGCCAACGTGTTGCCAGACTGGCTGCCAGGGCACGCCGTCAATGATAGTCCTTGGCCCGCCCCCAATGCCTGCTGGCAGGCGCTGATGACCTTGCAGAGCGCTCGCCTGGACGGCTGCGTGCTGGTCAGCGGCGATCCGCGCCTGCTGCAATCAGGCCTCAACGCAGGGCTGTGGACCGTCGGCCTGGCCAACAGCAGCCCGTCGTGCGATGTCGGCTCCAGCCAATGGCAGGCGATGACCGAGCAAGCGCGCGAACTGGCCCGCGGCAAGGCGACACTGGAGTTGTTCGGCCTCGGCGCGCATTCGGTGATCGACCATCTGGAGGCGCTCGAAACATGCCTGGCGGACATCGCGCTACGTCGACGCAAGGGCGAAAAGCCCTGA
- a CDS encoding MlaA family lipoprotein, protein MRRIGAGVIERVTQACVCASLLLAPVAATQAATEEDPWEAVNRPIFKFNDTLDTYALKPLAKGYQAVTPQFLEDGIHNVFRNLGDVTNLVNDVLQLKPHAAGVDTARLIVNTTFGLGGFFDVGTKMGLQRNDEDFGQTLGYWGIGSGPYVVIPLLGPSTVRDGLAKYPDTYTEPYRYIDHVPTRNSTFALDVIDTRANLLSAEKLITGDKYVFIRNAYLQNREFKVKDGEVEDDF, encoded by the coding sequence ATGCGTAGGATCGGTGCCGGAGTGATCGAGCGAGTCACCCAGGCCTGTGTCTGCGCCAGCCTGTTGCTGGCGCCCGTGGCAGCCACCCAAGCGGCCACCGAGGAGGATCCCTGGGAGGCGGTCAACCGACCGATCTTCAAGTTCAACGATACCCTCGACACCTATGCCCTCAAGCCATTGGCCAAGGGTTACCAGGCCGTCACCCCACAGTTCCTCGAAGATGGCATCCACAACGTCTTCCGCAACCTGGGCGATGTCACCAACCTGGTCAACGACGTGCTACAGCTCAAACCCCATGCCGCGGGCGTCGACACAGCGCGCTTGATCGTCAACACCACGTTCGGCCTGGGTGGCTTCTTCGATGTCGGCACCAAGATGGGCCTGCAACGCAACGACGAAGACTTCGGCCAGACCCTGGGCTACTGGGGCATCGGCAGTGGCCCTTACGTGGTCATTCCGTTGCTGGGTCCAAGCACCGTGCGCGATGGCCTGGCCAAGTACCCAGACACCTACACCGAGCCCTACCGCTATATCGACCACGTGCCGACCCGCAACTCGACCTTCGCCCTGGACGTGATCGACACCCGGGCCAACCTGCTGTCGGCGGAAAAGCTGATCACCGGCGACAAGTACGTGTTCATCCGCAACGCCTACCTGCAGAACCGCGAATTCAAGGTCAAGGATGGGGAAGTCGAAGACGACTTCTGA
- a CDS encoding IS3 family transposase (programmed frameshift) — protein sequence MEQGVKRTQRDYSLSFKLAVVDQIEKGEMTYGQAQERYGIQGRSTVLVWLRKHGRQDWSQGASIRAERSCAMSDPKPLTPEQRIKELEQQLELMSQKAQFFETVVDVLKNDYGVSVGKKAIRQVLSQGQVAGLSIARACQFLGISRQAYYKRNRAADGKERQADRVVKFVQQVRMRQPRLGTRKLHYLLHCQPDRRLQIGRDRLFQVLGERRLLVLPKRAYHKTTQSFHRFYRHPNLLKPGPSQIVPTRPEHVWVADITYLPARNGPLYLSLITDAYSRKIVGHHVHESLHAESVAQAFKQALRKRRRRQPLVHHSDRGIQYCSALYQSLHQRHGVQCSMTDGYDCYQNALAERINGILKMELLLSSPADLEQARQMVDEAVQIYNTERPHMALKNKTPDAVHRAF from the exons ATGGAGCAAGGTGTAAAGCGCACACAGCGAGATTACTCACTGTCTTTTAAATTGGCGGTGGTTGATCAGATTGAAAAAGGCGAGATGACCTACGGCCAGGCCCAGGAACGGTATGGCATCCAGGGTCGATCGACGGTTCTGGTATGGTTGCGTAAGCACGGTCGGCAGGATTGGAGCCAAGGGGCATCGATCCGAGCCGAGAGGAGCTGCGCGATGTCTGACCCCAAACCGCTCACTCCAGAGCAGCGGATCAAAGAGCTTGAGCAGCAGCTTGAGCTGATGAGCCAGAAGGCCCAGTTCTTCGAGACGGTCGTCGATGTTCTGAAAAATGACTATGGTGTTTCGGTCG GTAAAAAAGCGATCCGGCAAGTCCTCTCGCAAGGTCAAGTCGCAGGACTGAGCATTGCCAGGGCTTGTCAGTTTCTAGGCATCAGTCGACAGGCTTACTACAAACGCAACCGAGCCGCTGATGGCAAAGAGCGCCAGGCAGACCGGGTGGTTAAGTTTGTTCAGCAAGTCCGGATGCGCCAGCCTCGTCTGGGTACACGCAAGCTGCACTATCTGCTGCATTGCCAGCCTGACAGACGACTCCAGATCGGCCGAGATAGGCTGTTCCAAGTCTTGGGAGAGCGCCGTTTGCTCGTACTGCCTAAGCGGGCCTACCACAAGACAACACAAAGCTTTCATCGCTTCTACCGCCACCCCAACTTACTCAAGCCCGGGCCAAGCCAGATTGTTCCGACAAGGCCGGAACATGTCTGGGTGGCCGACATTACTTACCTGCCCGCACGTAACGGCCCGCTATACCTGAGCCTGATAACGGATGCGTACTCCAGGAAAATCGTTGGCCACCACGTCCATGAAAGCCTGCATGCCGAGTCAGTGGCGCAAGCTTTCAAGCAGGCACTACGAAAGCGACGTCGTCGCCAGCCATTAGTCCACCATTCGGATCGAGGCATCCAATATTGCTCGGCGCTATACCAGTCACTGCATCAACGGCACGGCGTTCAGTGCTCCATGACTGATGGGTATGACTGCTACCAGAACGCGCTGGCCGAGCGAATCAACGGAATCCTCAAGATGGAGCTGCTGTTGAGTAGCCCTGCAGATTTGGAGCAAGCGAGACAGATGGTTGACGAGGCAGTGCAGATCTACAACACAGAACGGCCTCATATGGCCCTGAAAAACAAAACGCCCGATGCTGTGCATCGGGCGTTTTGA
- a CDS encoding PilZ domain-containing protein: MSQTPTNHSEKRDFIRMRIDADVTLLHAGQVISAVCLDLSSGGMQVQAEQHFKVGDKVQTRIESDHPALKGLEASTEVVWIADQPSGQQKFGLRILALH; this comes from the coding sequence ATGTCTCAGACCCCCACGAACCACAGCGAGAAACGCGACTTCATCCGCATGCGTATCGATGCCGACGTCACCCTGCTGCATGCGGGCCAGGTGATCTCGGCCGTCTGCCTCGACCTGTCCAGTGGCGGCATGCAGGTCCAGGCCGAGCAACATTTCAAGGTGGGTGACAAGGTGCAGACGCGTATCGAATCCGACCACCCTGCCCTCAAAGGCCTTGAAGCCAGCACCGAGGTGGTGTGGATCGCCGATCAACCCAGCGGCCAGCAGAAGTTCGGCTTGCGCATCCTGGCCCTGCACTGA
- the rssB gene encoding two-component system response regulator RssB produces the protein MQKTSATLLIIDDDDVVRASLAAYLEDSGFSVLQAGNGQQGLQVFEEHQPDLVICDLRMPQMGGLELIRRISERAPQLPVIVVSGAGVMNDAVEALRLGAADYLIKPLEDLAVLEHSVRRALDRSRLVLENQRYRDKLEAANRELEASLHLLQEDQNAGRQVQMNMLPESPWTAGDLSFEHQIIPSLYLSGDFADYFRVDERRIAFYLADVSGHGASSAFVTVLLKFMTTRLLFEFKRSGKMREFKPSEVLSHINRGLINCKLGKHVTMVGGVIDEETDLMTYSVGGHLPLPVLYTPGQARYLEGRGLPVGLFEEASYQDQVLELPSRFSLTLMSDGILDLLPGDTLKDKEATLPEIVKDAGGSLDGLRQRFGLATLGEMPDDIALLVLSRNLE, from the coding sequence ATGCAGAAAACCAGTGCAACGCTGCTGATCATCGATGACGACGACGTGGTCCGTGCCAGCCTCGCCGCCTATCTGGAAGACAGTGGCTTCAGCGTCCTCCAGGCCGGCAATGGCCAGCAGGGGCTTCAGGTCTTCGAAGAACACCAGCCCGACCTCGTGATCTGCGATCTACGCATGCCGCAGATGGGCGGCCTCGAACTGATCCGTCGGATCAGCGAGCGGGCGCCGCAACTGCCGGTGATCGTCGTATCCGGGGCCGGTGTCATGAACGATGCGGTCGAGGCTTTGCGCCTGGGCGCCGCCGACTACCTGATCAAGCCCCTGGAAGACCTGGCCGTGCTCGAACACTCGGTGCGCCGCGCCCTCGACCGTTCGCGTCTGGTGCTGGAAAACCAGCGCTACCGCGACAAGCTCGAAGCCGCCAACCGTGAGCTGGAAGCGAGCCTGCACCTGCTCCAGGAGGACCAGAACGCCGGTCGCCAGGTGCAGATGAACATGCTGCCGGAAAGCCCGTGGACAGCGGGCGATTTGTCGTTCGAGCATCAGATCATCCCGTCGTTGTACCTGTCGGGTGATTTTGCCGACTACTTCCGGGTCGATGAGCGACGTATCGCCTTCTACCTGGCGGATGTCTCCGGCCATGGCGCATCGTCGGCGTTCGTCACCGTATTGTTGAAGTTCATGACCACCCGCTTGCTCTTTGAATTCAAACGCAGCGGCAAGATGCGTGAGTTCAAGCCCTCCGAGGTGCTCAGCCACATCAACCGTGGGCTGATCAACTGCAAACTGGGCAAGCACGTGACCATGGTGGGTGGGGTGATCGACGAGGAAACCGACCTGATGACCTACAGTGTCGGCGGCCATTTGCCGCTGCCGGTGCTCTATACCCCGGGCCAGGCCCGTTACCTGGAAGGCCGCGGGCTGCCGGTGGGGTTGTTCGAAGAGGCCAGCTACCAGGATCAGGTGCTGGAGCTGCCTTCGCGCTTCAGCCTGACCCTCATGTCCGATGGCATTCTGGACCTTTTGCCAGGGGATACACTCAAAGATAAGGAAGCGACCTTGCCGGAGATCGTCAAGGACGCGGGGGGCAGCCTGGATGGGCTGCGCCAACGATTTGGATTGGCTACGCTTGGGGAGATGCCGGATGATATCGCCCTATTGGTGTTGAGCAGGAACCTTGAATGA
- the rssC gene encoding anti-sigma factor antagonist RssC, translating into MSTGRIQFAEQSGTFVLKFVGEVRLTLCSALDATIEKIFTALNFSAIVIDLTETESIDSTTLGLLAKLSILSRQKVGLLPTVVTTNPDISRLLQSMGFDQVFNIVDRPVPCPECLTDLPSQDQNEDVVRSKVLEAHKILMGLNDSNREAFHDLVSALERT; encoded by the coding sequence ATGAGTACCGGTAGAATCCAGTTCGCCGAGCAGAGCGGGACCTTTGTTCTGAAGTTCGTCGGTGAAGTGCGCCTGACCTTGTGCTCGGCGCTGGATGCAACGATCGAAAAGATCTTCACCGCGCTGAACTTCTCGGCCATCGTCATCGATCTGACCGAGACCGAGAGTATCGACAGCACCACCCTTGGTTTGCTGGCCAAGCTGTCGATCCTGTCCCGGCAGAAGGTTGGCCTGCTGCCGACCGTAGTCACCACCAACCCGGACATTTCCCGGTTGCTGCAGTCCATGGGCTTCGATCAGGTGTTCAATATCGTCGACCGTCCGGTGCCCTGCCCGGAGTGCCTGACCGACCTGCCATCCCAGGACCAGAACGAAGATGTCGTGCGCTCCAAGGTGTTAGAGGCGCACAAGATCCTCATGGGGCTGAACGACTCCAACCGCGAGGCCTTCCACGACCTGGTCAGCGCCTTGGAGCGCACCTGA
- a CDS encoding alkaline phosphatase D family protein, with protein MPPTTALPLVLAGPVLRRLEPQRLAIWLVATQPLQPTFVLDVPALTVNLACEVIAIGTQAFVHLLDIHFDQPLPCNEAIHYDLLLDDGQGIADWAPHLLYPGSQRPSFVLRDRLEQLLHGSCRKPHYPAADGLLCADRLLQQCQRPQERPALLLMTGDQVYADDVAGPMLRAIHTLIEHLGLFGETLEGALVADSTALYRHPASYYHRADLLPAQESNETLRERFFGGKRKPIFSSSNADNHLVTFAEVMAMYLLVWSPVPWTLIRLDMPEGLTDKRQARYREERPQIEAFAANLDQVARVMAHLPCLMIFDDHDITDDWNLSAQWEETAYGHPFSRRIIGNALLGYLLCQGWGNDPDSCQALIEPCKALGERHQQQHLDLQAQDALIDQLLRFQGWQFNLPTQPPLLVLDTRTRRWRSESSLKKPSGLLDWEALCELQQALLDHPSAIIVSPAPIFGVKLIETVQRVFSWLGYPLLVDAENWMAHRGAAQVILNIFSHSRTPGHYVVLSGDVHYSFVYEVLIRHRQRSPHLWQITSSGIKNQFPKRLLDVLDRLNRWLYAPRSPLNWFTKRRQMEVVPRTPSRSQAGERLWNGAGLGQVFFDEQGRPARVFQLSANGSEATEFTRRE; from the coding sequence ATGCCACCGACCACCGCACTTCCCCTTGTCCTTGCCGGCCCCGTCCTGCGCCGGCTAGAGCCTCAACGCCTGGCCATCTGGCTCGTCGCCACGCAGCCGCTGCAGCCGACGTTCGTCCTCGACGTTCCAGCCCTCACCGTCAACCTGGCCTGCGAAGTGATCGCCATCGGCACGCAGGCCTTCGTTCACCTGCTGGATATCCACTTCGACCAGCCGCTGCCCTGCAACGAGGCCATCCACTATGACCTGCTGCTCGATGACGGCCAGGGCATCGCCGACTGGGCCCCTCACCTGCTCTACCCCGGCAGCCAACGCCCAAGCTTCGTGTTGCGCGATCGCCTCGAGCAGTTGCTCCACGGGTCCTGCCGCAAGCCCCACTACCCAGCTGCCGATGGCCTGCTGTGTGCGGACCGGCTTCTGCAACAGTGCCAGCGACCCCAGGAGCGCCCGGCGCTGCTGTTGATGACCGGTGACCAGGTCTATGCCGACGATGTCGCCGGCCCTATGCTGCGCGCCATCCACACGCTGATCGAGCACCTGGGCCTGTTCGGCGAAACACTGGAAGGCGCCTTGGTCGCCGACAGCACCGCGCTGTACCGCCACCCGGCCAGCTACTACCACCGCGCGGACCTGCTACCCGCTCAGGAGAGCAACGAAACCCTGCGCGAGCGCTTCTTCGGCGGTAAGCGCAAACCGATCTTCTCCAGCAGCAACGCCGACAACCACCTGGTGACCTTCGCTGAAGTCATGGCCATGTACCTGCTGGTCTGGTCACCCGTGCCGTGGACGCTGATACGCCTGGACATGCCCGAAGGCCTGACCGACAAGCGTCAGGCGCGCTACCGGGAAGAACGGCCCCAGATCGAAGCCTTCGCCGCCAACCTCGATCAGGTAGCCCGGGTGATGGCGCACCTGCCATGCCTGATGATCTTCGATGACCATGACATCACCGACGACTGGAACCTCTCGGCGCAATGGGAAGAGACAGCCTATGGACATCCCTTCTCGCGTCGGATAATTGGCAATGCGCTGCTGGGCTATCTGCTCTGCCAAGGCTGGGGCAACGATCCAGACAGTTGCCAGGCGTTGATCGAGCCGTGCAAGGCCCTGGGCGAGCGCCACCAGCAGCAACACCTGGACCTCCAGGCCCAGGACGCGCTGATCGACCAGTTACTGCGCTTTCAGGGCTGGCAGTTCAACCTGCCCACTCAGCCACCGCTGCTGGTGCTGGACACCCGCACCCGCCGCTGGCGCAGCGAGAGCAGCTTGAAAAAGCCTTCAGGCCTGCTCGACTGGGAAGCCTTGTGCGAACTGCAACAGGCACTGCTGGACCACCCTTCGGCGATCATCGTCTCCCCAGCACCGATCTTCGGGGTCAAGCTGATCGAGACGGTTCAGCGCGTGTTCAGCTGGCTGGGCTACCCCTTGCTGGTGGATGCGGAAAACTGGATGGCCCATCGCGGCGCGGCACAGGTGATCCTCAACATCTTCAGCCATTCGCGCACCCCAGGGCACTATGTAGTCCTGTCGGGCGACGTGCACTATTCGTTCGTCTACGAGGTGTTGATCCGCCACCGTCAGCGCAGCCCGCACTTGTGGCAAATCACCAGCAGCGGCATCAAGAACCAGTTTCCCAAGCGCCTGCTGGACGTCTTGGATCGCCTCAACCGCTGGCTCTATGCCCCCCGCTCGCCCCTCAACTGGTTCACCAAGCGCCGACAGATGGAGGTGGTGCCGCGCACGCCCAGCCGCAGCCAGGCTGGCGAGCGGCTGTGGAATGGTGCGGGGCTGGGGCAGGTGTTCTTCGATGAGCAGGGGCGCCCGGCGCGGGTGTTTCAACTGAGCGCCAATGGGAGCGAGGCTACGGAGTTTACGCGGCGGGAGTGA
- the tal gene encoding transaldolase, translating into MTSKLEQLKQFTTVVADTGDLDAITRLKPVDATTNPSLLLKAAAIPGYADLLKQVKSDAKGNVDLACDKFAVAVGSGILKVIPGRISTEVDARLSFDEPALLAKARQLIGLYEQAGVPRDRVLIKLASTWEGIRAAEKLEKEGIQTNLTLLFSFAQAQACADAGVFLISPFVGRIYDWYKKSTGKEYVGAEDPGVQSVTRIYNYYKANGYDTVVMGASFRNIGQIEQLAGCDRLTISPELLQQLSDDQGQLPRILKPGNAGEAKQHLSESQFRWAMNEDAMGTEKLAEGIRQFARDQEKLEALMADKA; encoded by the coding sequence ATGACCTCCAAGCTGGAACAACTCAAGCAGTTCACCACCGTGGTCGCCGACACCGGGGACCTGGACGCCATCACCCGCCTCAAGCCGGTCGACGCCACCACCAACCCCTCGCTGCTGCTCAAGGCCGCGGCGATTCCGGGTTACGCGGACCTGCTCAAGCAGGTCAAGAGCGATGCCAAGGGCAATGTGGACCTGGCCTGCGACAAGTTCGCCGTGGCCGTGGGCTCGGGCATCCTCAAGGTCATTCCCGGGCGTATCTCCACCGAGGTCGACGCCCGCCTGTCGTTCGACGAACCTGCGCTGCTGGCCAAGGCGCGCCAACTGATCGGCCTGTACGAGCAGGCCGGCGTGCCGCGTGATCGCGTGCTGATCAAGCTGGCCTCCACCTGGGAAGGCATCCGCGCCGCCGAGAAACTGGAAAAAGAAGGCATCCAGACCAACCTGACCCTACTGTTCTCCTTCGCCCAGGCCCAGGCCTGCGCCGATGCCGGGGTGTTCTTGATTTCGCCTTTCGTGGGCCGCATCTACGACTGGTACAAGAAGAGCACCGGCAAGGAGTATGTCGGCGCCGAAGACCCGGGTGTGCAGTCGGTGACGCGCATCTACAACTACTACAAGGCCAACGGCTACGACACCGTGGTGATGGGCGCGAGCTTCCGCAACATCGGCCAGATCGAACAACTGGCTGGCTGCGACCGCCTGACCATCAGCCCCGAGCTGCTGCAGCAATTGAGCGATGACCAGGGCCAACTGCCGCGCATCCTCAAGCCAGGCAATGCCGGCGAAGCCAAGCAGCACCTGAGCGAAAGCCAGTTCCGCTGGGCGATGAACGAAGACGCCATGGGCACCGAGAAACTGGCCGAAGGCATCCGCCAGTTCGCCCGTGACCAGGAAAAGCTCGAAGCCCTGATGGCTGACAAAGCCTGA
- the dusA gene encoding tRNA dihydrouridine(20/20a) synthase DusA yields the protein MSLETAPTPQTTRPEPSRRFSVAPMMDWTDRHCRFFLRLLSRHTLLYTEMVTTGALLHNDAHRFLRHDESEHPLALQLGGSVPAELAACARLAEDAGYDEVNLNVGCPSDRVQNNMIGACLMGHPALVADCVKAMRDAVDIPVTVKHRIGINGRDSYAELCDFVGQVRDAGCRSFTVHARIAILEGLSPKENREIPPLRYDVAAQLKADFPDLELVLNGGIKTLEECHAHLQTFDGVMLGREAYHNPYLLAEVDQQLFASSAPVVSRSEVLAKLRPYIVAHLESGGAMHHITRHILGLGQGFPGARRFRQLLSADIHKAPQPLAILDQAAELLQGR from the coding sequence ATGTCCTTAGAAACAGCCCCAACACCACAAACCACGCGCCCTGAGCCCTCCCGCCGCTTCAGCGTTGCACCGATGATGGACTGGACCGACCGTCACTGCCGGTTCTTCCTGCGCCTGCTCTCCAGGCACACCCTGCTCTACACCGAAATGGTCACCACCGGTGCACTGCTGCACAACGATGCCCATCGCTTCCTGCGCCATGACGAATCCGAGCATCCGCTGGCCTTGCAACTGGGCGGTAGCGTGCCGGCGGAGCTGGCGGCGTGCGCGCGACTGGCCGAGGACGCGGGTTACGATGAGGTCAACCTCAACGTTGGCTGCCCGAGCGACCGAGTGCAGAACAACATGATCGGCGCCTGCCTGATGGGTCATCCGGCGCTGGTGGCCGATTGCGTCAAGGCCATGCGCGATGCGGTGGATATTCCGGTCACGGTCAAGCACCGCATCGGCATCAATGGCCGCGACAGCTACGCCGAGCTGTGCGATTTCGTGGGCCAGGTGCGTGACGCGGGCTGCCGCAGCTTCACCGTGCACGCGCGCATCGCCATCCTCGAAGGCCTGTCGCCCAAGGAAAACCGCGAGATCCCGCCGCTGCGCTATGACGTGGCTGCGCAACTGAAGGCCGACTTCCCGGATCTGGAACTGGTGCTCAATGGCGGCATCAAGACGTTGGAAGAGTGCCATGCGCACCTGCAGACCTTCGACGGCGTGATGCTGGGCCGCGAGGCCTATCACAACCCTTACCTGCTGGCCGAAGTGGACCAGCAGCTGTTCGCCAGCTCCGCCCCGGTGGTCAGCCGCAGCGAGGTGCTGGCGAAGCTGCGCCCCTACATCGTCGCGCACCTGGAAAGCGGTGGCGCCATGCATCACATCACCCGCCATATCCTCGGCCTGGGCCAGGGCTTTCCCGGTGCCCGGCGCTTCCGCCAACTGCTGTCGGCGGACATCCACAAGGCCCCGCAACCGCTGGCCATCCTCGACCAGGCCGCCGAGCTGCTGCAAGGCCGCTGA